Proteins found in one Toxotes jaculatrix isolate fToxJac2 chromosome 18, fToxJac2.pri, whole genome shotgun sequence genomic segment:
- the fbxl16 gene encoding F-box/LRR-repeat protein 16 yields MLNMSTPSELKSPCVTRNGMVKLPPSQPNGLGSASITKGTPAAKNRLCQSSSVPSILPPPPSSLPYHHHHHLDGPGMPHSAASLLGSDLEPGKPLVALKPSLRQLPPLTLPKPMLLERQLVLDEKLLNRLLWYFTTGEKCVLAQVCKTWRKVLYQPKFWEGVTPILHAKELYTLLPSGEKEFVSLQAFALRGFQSFCLVGVSDLDICEFIDNYPLSKKGVRSVSLKRSTITDAGLEVMLEQMQGLMHLELSGCNDFTEAGLWSSLNARLTSLSVSDCINVADDAIAAISQLLPNLSELSLQAYHVTDTAMAYFTAKQGYTTHTLRLHSCWEITNHGVVNMVHSLPNLTALSLSGCSKITDDGVELVAENLRKLRSLDLSWCPRITDMALEYIACDLHKLEELVLDRCVRITDTGLGYLSTMSSLRSLYLRWCCQVQDFGLQHLFGMRSLRLLSLAGCPLLTTTGLSGLIQLQELEELELTNCPGATAELFKYYSQHLPHCMVIE; encoded by the exons ATGTTGAACATGTCCACCCCCAGCGAGCTGAAGTCTCCCTGTGTGACTCGCAACGGTATGGTGAAGCTGCCCCCCAGCCAGCCCAACGGTCTGGGCAGTGCAAGCATCACCAAGGGGACACCCGCTGCCAAGAACCGCCTGTGCCAGTCCTCCTCGGTACCCTCCATCTTGCCTCCTCCACCGTCCTCCCTtccctaccaccaccaccaccacctggaTGGTCCTGGCATGCCCCACTCGGCGGCGTCTCTCTTGGGCTCCGACCTGGAGCCCGGGAAGCCTCTGGTGGCCTTGAAGCCCTCCCTTCGCCAGCTCCCCCCACTCACTCTACCCAAGCCCATGCTGCTGGAGCGCCAGCTTGTCCTGGATGAGAAGTTGCTCAACCGACTGCTCTGGTACTTCACCACAGGTGAAAAATGTGTGCTGGCGCAGGTATGCAAGACGTGGCGCAAGGTGCTATACCAGCCTAAGTTCTGGGAAGGTGTGACACCCATCTTGCACGCCAAGGAGCTATATACCCTGCTGCCCAGTGGGGAGAAGGAGTTTGTCAGCCTACAGGCCTTCGCTCTGCGTGGCTTCCAGTCTTTCTGCTTAGTGGGCGTGTCAGACCTGGACATTTGCGAGTTCATCGACAACTACCCACTATCCAAGAAGGGTGTCCGCTCAGTCAGTCTCAAGAGGTCCACCATCACAGATGCTGGTTTGGAG GTCATGTTGGAGCAAATGCAGGGCCTGATGCACCTGGAACTGTCAGGCTGCAACGACTTCACGGAGGCCGGCCTGTGGTCCAGTCTGAACGCCCGGCTAACTTCCCTTAGCGTCAGCGACTGCATCAATGTGGCGGACGACGCCATCGCTGCTATCTCACAGCTCCTGCCTAACCTATCAGAGTTGAGCCTTCAGGCCTACCACGTCACTGACACGGCCATGGCCTACTTCACAGCCAAACAG GGCTACACCACCCACACTCTACGTCTTCACTCCTGCTGGGAGATCACCAATCACGGTGTGGTCAACATGGTGCACAGCCTTCCCAACCTGACTGCCCTCAGCCTCTCCGGCTGCTCCAAGATCACTGACGACGGGGTGGAGCTGGTAGCTGAAAACTTGCGTAAGCTCCGCAGCCTGGATTTATCCTGGTGCCCTCGGATCACTGACATGGCCCTGGAGTACATTGCCTGTGACCTGCATAAATTGGAAGAATTGGTGCTGGacag GTGCGTGCGGATCACAGACACCGGCTTAGGCTACTTGTCCACTATGTCGTCATTAAGGAGCCTCTATCTGCGCTGGTGCTGTCAg gTGCAAGATTTTGGCCTGCAGCATTTGTTTGGAATGAGGAGTCTCCGTCTACTGTCCCTCGCAG GCTGCCCCCTGCTGACCACCACCGGTCTGTCAGGCCTCATccagctgcaggagctggaggagctggagctgacCAACTGCCCCGGTGCCACCGCCGAGCTCTTCAAGTACTACTCCCAGCACCTGCCCCACTGCATGGTCATTGAGTAA